The Anaerolineales bacterium genome contains the following window.
GAAAACCCTGGAACCGTTCAATCGTCAGGGGCGCGGACCCTTCGTAGTGGTTGTTGACATTCACGTAGATTTCGTTCTTGGCTCCGGCCAATCCCCTCACGATCCCGGCGATTTCCGCCAATTCCTTTTCGCGCGAGGTCACGATCCGGTTCCATCCGTTGCCGGTTTCCTTTTCAATCTCCTCGCGCCCCGTCCCGTGCAATCGGAGGACCACGATGCGGAAACTCCGGATTTGCGGCTCGAGCTTCTTCCAAAGGTCAACAATGGAAGGCATCCAATATCCCTGCAACAGGACCAATCCCCAGTCGTCGTCCTTCAGGTAATCCAGGAACCGTTGGTTCAGGTAGTTGCCGTTGCGGATCTCGACCGCATACCGATGCCCGTCGGGGAGAGCGGCGCGGAACCGCGCCAGCCGCTTTTCAAGCTCCTGCTGCGAAGCCATTTTTTGGCGGTTGAGATATTCGAATTGGAAAATCACCGGTCCGAGAGTCGGTCCCAGCGGATCCAGGCGGCTGAGGAATTGTCCGGTCAAACGGGAGGAAAGAAAGTGTTGGTTTTCCTCCCCCAACACCCCCTTCCGCTTCGAATATCCGTGCGTCAGGGTGACGCTGTTCGGGGCT
Protein-coding sequences here:
- a CDS encoding DUF72 domain-containing protein, with the translated sequence MKSLRIGTCSWKYDSWKGLVYSDGVTDYLREYARRYSTVEVDQWFWSLFSKGTPKLPDPAVVAEYRASVPKDFRFSVKAPNSVTLTHGYSKRKGVLGEENQHFLSSRLTGQFLSRLDPLGPTLGPVIFQFEYLNRQKMASQQELEKRLARFRAALPDGHRYAVEIRNGNYLNQRFLDYLKDDDWGLVLLQGYWMPSIVDLWKKLEPQIRSFRIVVLRLHGTGREEIEKETGNGWNRIVTSREKELAEIAGIVRGLAGAKNEIYVNVNNHYEGSAPLTIERFQGFLRG